One part of the Pseudoalteromonas piscicida genome encodes these proteins:
- a CDS encoding IS3 family transposase (programmed frameshift) → MTKLKRATYSAAIKLETAQLVVDQGYTQEDAAKAMGVGKSTVSKWVTQLKQERNGQTPTASPMTPEQIEIRELKKQIQRIELEKDIFKKGYRSLDVRLPEQFSLIEKLNQRERYPISVLCSVFNVHRSSYKYWAIRDTTPTPEQIRLEAEVKAIHAMSGGSAGARTIAAIATNNDFELSRYRAAKLMVKLKLESCQVPQHQYKRGGNEHLEIPNLLDRQFDVVEPNTVWCGDVTYIWTGNRWAYLAVVVDLFARKVVGWAMSLSPDTSLTLKALELAYESRGKPSGLMFHSDQGSHYTSLKYRQRLWRYKITQSMSRRGNCWDNAPMERFFRSFKTEWMPKVGYENFKDAKYGVSDYINGYYNNVRPHHYNAGLAPNESEVRYQDSKTVAKIS, encoded by the exons ATGACGAAATTAAAACGCGCAACCTATTCTGCGGCAATCAAATTAGAAACAGCTCAACTTGTAGTTGACCAAGGCTACACACAAGAAGATGCAGCTAAGGCTATGGGGGTTGGTAAATCAACTGTAAGTAAGTGGGTAACTCAATTGAAGCAAGAGCGGAATGGCCAGACCCCCACAGCGTCACCAATGACACCTGAACAAATTGAAATCCGCGAACTTAAAAAGCAAATCCAACGTATTGAATTAGAAAAGGATATAT TTAAAAAAGGCTACCGCTCTCTTGATGTCCGACTCCCTGAACAATTCTCGTTAATTGAGAAATTAAATCAACGAGAGCGTTACCCAATTAGCGTGTTGTGTAGCGTATTCAATGTGCATCGCAGCAGCTATAAATATTGGGCCATACGGGATACAACGCCTACACCAGAGCAAATAAGGCTAGAAGCTGAAGTTAAAGCCATACATGCAATGAGCGGCGGTTCAGCTGGGGCACGGACAATCGCAGCAATCGCAACGAATAACGATTTTGAATTAAGCCGTTATCGCGCCGCTAAGCTAATGGTTAAACTAAAACTAGAGAGCTGCCAAGTACCACAACATCAATATAAAAGGGGTGGTAATGAGCATCTTGAAATCCCAAATTTGCTAGACAGGCAGTTTGATGTTGTTGAGCCGAATACGGTGTGGTGCGGTGATGTGACGTATATTTGGACAGGCAATCGCTGGGCCTATTTAGCGGTCGTTGTTGATTTATTTGCACGTAAAGTCGTTGGTTGGGCAATGTCGTTGTCGCCAGATACTAGCTTAACGCTAAAAGCGCTTGAACTCGCGTATGAAAGCAGAGGTAAACCAAGTGGATTGATGTTTCACTCAGACCAAGGAAGCCATTATACAAGCTTGAAGTACCGCCAACGTTTATGGCGCTATAAAATTACACAAAGTATGAGCAGGCGCGGAAATTGTTGGGATAATGCGCCAATGGAGCGATTTTTTAGAAGCTTTAAAACGGAGTGGATGCCAAAGGTTGGATACGAAAACTTTAAAGATGCTAAATATGGTGTGAGTGATTATATCAACGGATATTATAACAACGTTAGGCCTCATCATTATAATGCTGGTTTAGCGCCAAATGAATCTGAGGTTAGATACCAAGATTCTAAAACTGTGGCCAAAATTAGTTGA
- a CDS encoding IS3 family transposase (programmed frameshift) → MTKLKRATYSAAIKLETAQLVVDQGYTQEDAAKAMGVGKSTVSKWVTQLKQERNGQTPTASPMTPEQIEIRELKKQIQRIELEKDIFKKGYRSLDVRLPEQFSLIEKLNQRERYPISVLCSVFNVHRSSYKYWAIRDTTPTPEQIRLEAEVKAIHAMSGGSAGARTIAAIATNNDFELSRYRAAKLMVKLKLESCQVPQHQYKRGGNEHLEIPNLLDRQFDVVEPNTVWCGDVTYIWTGNRWAYLAVVVDLFARKVVGWAMSLSPDTSLTLKALELAYESRGKPSGLMFHSDQGSHYTSLKYRQRLWRYKITQSMSRRGNCWDNAPMERFFRSFKTEWMPKVGYENFKDAKYGVSDYINGYYNNVRPHHYNAGLAPNESEVRYQDSKTVAKIS, encoded by the exons ATGACGAAATTAAAACGCGCAACCTATTCTGCGGCAATCAAATTAGAAACAGCTCAACTTGTAGTTGACCAAGGCTACACACAAGAAGATGCAGCTAAGGCTATGGGGGTTGGTAAATCAACTGTAAGTAAGTGGGTAACTCAATTGAAGCAAGAGCGGAATGGCCAGACCCCCACAGCGTCACCAATGACACCTGAACAAATTGAAATCCGCGAACTTAAAAAGCAAATCCAACGCATTGAATTAGAAAAGGATATAT TTAAAAAAGGCTACCGCTCTCTTGATGTCCGACTCCCTGAACAATTCTCGTTAATTGAGAAATTAAATCAACGAGAGCGTTACCCAATTAGCGTGTTGTGTAGCGTATTCAATGTGCATCGCAGCAGCTATAAATATTGGGCCATACGGGATACAACGCCTACACCAGAGCAAATAAGGCTAGAAGCTGAAGTTAAAGCCATACATGCAATGAGCGGCGGTTCAGCTGGGGCACGGACAATCGCAGCAATCGCAACGAATAACGATTTTGAATTAAGCCGTTATCGCGCCGCTAAGCTAATGGTTAAACTAAAACTAGAGAGCTGCCAAGTACCACAACATCAATATAAAAGGGGTGGTAATGAGCATCTTGAAATCCCAAATTTGCTAGACAGGCAGTTTGATGTTGTTGAGCCGAATACGGTGTGGTGCGGTGATGTGACGTATATTTGGACAGGCAATCGCTGGGCCTATTTAGCGGTCGTTGTTGATTTATTTGCACGTAAAGTCGTTGGTTGGGCAATGTCGTTGTCGCCAGATACTAGCTTAACGCTAAAAGCGCTTGAACTCGCGTATGAAAGCAGAGGTAAACCAAGTGGATTGATGTTTCACTCAGACCAAGGAAGCCATTATACAAGCTTGAAGTACCGCCAACGTTTATGGCGCTATAAAATTACACAAAGTATGAGCAGGCGCGGAAATTGTTGGGATAATGCGCCAATGGAGCGATTTTTTAGAAGCTTTAAAACGGAGTGGATGCCAAAGGTTGGATACGAAAACTTTAAAGATGCTAAATATGGTGTGAGTGATTATATCAACGGATATTATAACAACGTTAGGCCTCATCATTATAATGCTGGTTTAGCGCCAAATGAATCTGAGGTTAGATACCAAGATTCTAAAACTGTGGCCAAAATTAGTTGA
- a CDS encoding MerR family transcriptional regulator codes for MTFNDLLFRAGFMNFGNINKKEASKYLHVTPRTLNRWIKDDCSGIVNLATH; via the coding sequence ATGACATTTAATGATTTACTATTTAGAGCTGGATTTATGAATTTCGGAAATATAAACAAGAAAGAAGCTTCAAAGTATCTTCATGTAACACCTAGAACTTTAAATCGCTGGATTAAGGATGATTGTAGTGGCATAGTTAATTTGGCCACCCATTAA
- a CDS encoding DUF2523 family protein, producing MNKSNALLLIMMLLFIPTIAIAKDYEGTKGMLDFINDFITDIWDLWDSDIPNFITRFFAWFVEYATLLKLKIELETIKFAWQVSKNIIDNFQIGSRLASAASALPRDVQAALVDMRAFDALNVVIQALVTRYVMRFL from the coding sequence ATGAATAAATCAAACGCATTACTACTAATTATGATGTTGCTCTTTATCCCCACAATAGCCATTGCAAAAGACTATGAGGGAACAAAAGGGATGTTAGATTTTATCAATGATTTCATCACTGATATTTGGGACTTATGGGACAGTGATATCCCGAATTTTATCACCCGATTTTTTGCTTGGTTTGTCGAGTATGCCACGCTCCTAAAACTCAAGATTGAGCTAGAGACGATTAAGTTCGCATGGCAGGTTTCGAAGAACATCATAGACAACTTCCAGATTGGCTCACGCTTAGCCAGTGCTGCCAGCGCACTACCAAGGGATGTCCAAGCCGCATTGGTTGATATGCGCGCCTTTGATGCCCTGAATGTGGTTATTCAAGCGCTTGTAACTCGATATGTGATGAGGTTCTTATAA
- a CDS encoding insulinase family protein, which produces MKSIIKLAITITMYFCNSNYGLALTEEKLIELSNGVEVLLLHSPNSSKSAASLIVKAGSYDDPKNIQGLAHLLEHSVLLGSNSYKEIGSYNKYYKSKQGWSNGSTRGDNTRYHFQMLSSSFSEGVNRLADAISNPLLNSEIISKAVLEVDSEFQGKINDEWRGTLEIVREQMHPRHPSSQFDVGNKLIFDSVGDSLYGELRKFHETHYVGSNIKVVLYSNLSLVELEKIAVKEFSAIPRGEENKHQENQLVWQKLGNNVVEIKSNGSAKSLDIMFPFPSKYYGEDDGTLVFLLNYLGAETRGSLYNRLSEMGYITSLNVNMIGDSHFGILDLYFKLTPLGVKHINRIIIELHSYIDALSLSEEANRYYGELEYKSKIESLAAAKSEPGDWISDINERMFRLPNTAWIDPSTLFADEGLNKASLDSFVHFLSPDKMLIVKADSDTQNVTIIPTYYRLPYKLRSISLNNAKYSSNSHYQIPSRNPFIVLGNRKQKHNSSTNQELIQLKEDGVNVWIDNRPHYANPSAYAMIFINQPNLPKNMQNFVNRLIHSRELRFQLSDFTHFAKQAGYSFNIEAGQNGYVLSIAGEPEEFEMILTAVFKEMFAEKTTKRDFTIAVEESKSSINRVLQGQLQRRVRTAVSSNINNGYIIDKEALLYLNDIEMGDFEKWKRQTLQAQSIDAVFTGHFDHKRLFTQIKSWVPSNIFKKQKLQKKIRNKVIISDYEDGYVSFGIDLSEDVGFLYLLDSFMSQAFYQTIRSKQGIGYFVDSRVVKSNGKAFLVLSVQSNKHSAEFLESEIFRFLAGYKKQIVQFTNDEYKEQVASLVEALKILSPSIVDYTRSKVDQLLYKLPSKKERIQRIEEIDQHEFIACYDEMISTLNEHSFTIRIN; this is translated from the coding sequence ATGAAAAGCATTATTAAGTTAGCGATTACAATCACCATGTACTTTTGTAATAGCAATTATGGATTGGCACTTACCGAAGAGAAATTGATAGAGTTAAGCAATGGAGTTGAGGTTCTTTTATTACATTCTCCTAACTCGAGTAAATCAGCGGCCTCATTAATTGTGAAGGCTGGTTCATATGACGATCCAAAAAATATTCAAGGACTTGCCCATCTACTCGAGCACTCGGTTTTACTCGGTAGTAATAGTTACAAAGAGATTGGTAGTTACAATAAATATTATAAATCCAAGCAAGGCTGGTCTAACGGCTCTACCAGAGGGGACAATACGCGTTACCACTTTCAAATGCTAAGTTCTTCTTTCAGTGAAGGCGTGAACAGATTGGCAGATGCTATCTCCAACCCTTTATTAAATAGTGAAATTATTTCAAAAGCGGTTCTTGAAGTTGATTCAGAGTTTCAAGGAAAAATTAATGATGAGTGGAGAGGAACATTAGAGATCGTCCGAGAGCAAATGCATCCGAGACATCCTTCTTCACAGTTTGATGTTGGAAACAAGCTTATATTTGATTCTGTTGGTGACTCTTTGTACGGCGAGCTAAGAAAGTTTCACGAGACTCATTATGTTGGTAGCAATATCAAAGTAGTGCTGTATTCGAATTTATCTTTGGTGGAGCTTGAAAAAATCGCTGTAAAAGAGTTCAGTGCAATCCCTCGAGGTGAGGAAAATAAACACCAAGAGAACCAGTTGGTTTGGCAGAAACTCGGCAATAACGTTGTAGAAATTAAGTCCAATGGGAGTGCCAAATCTTTAGACATCATGTTTCCGTTCCCTTCGAAATATTATGGTGAAGATGATGGCACACTTGTCTTTTTACTCAACTATTTGGGAGCGGAAACAAGAGGCTCTTTGTATAATCGCCTATCTGAAATGGGGTATATTACTTCACTAAATGTAAATATGATAGGGGATTCTCATTTTGGTATTTTGGACCTGTATTTTAAACTTACGCCTCTCGGCGTAAAGCATATCAATCGAATCATTATTGAGTTGCACTCCTATATTGACGCATTGTCATTGAGCGAAGAAGCAAATAGGTATTACGGAGAGTTAGAGTACAAAAGTAAAATTGAGTCACTAGCAGCTGCTAAATCTGAACCTGGTGATTGGATCTCAGATATCAATGAGAGAATGTTTAGATTGCCTAACACTGCTTGGATAGATCCCTCTACATTATTTGCGGATGAAGGCTTAAATAAGGCAAGTTTGGATAGTTTTGTTCATTTTCTTAGCCCAGATAAAATGCTAATTGTTAAAGCTGACTCTGACACACAAAACGTGACCATAATTCCGACTTATTATCGCCTACCTTACAAGTTAAGGAGTATTAGTCTCAACAATGCAAAGTATTCAAGTAACAGCCATTATCAGATCCCTTCAAGAAATCCTTTCATTGTGTTGGGGAACCGCAAGCAGAAGCATAACTCAAGTACAAATCAAGAGCTAATTCAGCTGAAAGAAGATGGAGTTAATGTTTGGATAGATAATAGGCCGCATTATGCTAACCCAAGTGCTTATGCGATGATTTTTATCAATCAGCCAAATTTACCAAAGAACATGCAGAATTTTGTGAATAGACTGATTCATTCACGAGAATTGCGGTTTCAATTATCTGATTTTACACATTTTGCGAAGCAAGCAGGGTATTCCTTCAATATAGAGGCTGGGCAAAATGGTTATGTTTTGTCTATTGCAGGCGAGCCTGAAGAATTTGAGATGATTTTAACTGCCGTATTTAAAGAAATGTTTGCCGAAAAAACAACAAAGCGTGACTTCACAATTGCTGTGGAAGAGTCAAAGTCGAGCATAAATCGTGTCCTTCAAGGGCAGCTTCAAAGACGAGTCAGAACAGCGGTTTCCTCGAATATTAATAATGGTTACATAATAGACAAAGAAGCGCTTTTATATTTAAACGATATTGAAATGGGTGACTTTGAGAAATGGAAACGCCAAACTCTTCAAGCCCAAAGCATTGACGCTGTCTTTACAGGTCACTTTGATCATAAAAGACTTTTTACTCAAATTAAAAGCTGGGTACCGAGCAACATCTTTAAGAAGCAGAAGCTGCAGAAAAAAATCAGAAACAAGGTTATAATAAGTGACTATGAAGATGGTTATGTGAGTTTTGGGATCGACCTATCCGAAGATGTTGGATTTTTGTATCTGTTGGATAGTTTCATGAGCCAAGCGTTTTACCAAACAATTCGATCTAAACAAGGAATTGGCTATTTTGTAGACTCAAGAGTAGTCAAATCAAATGGTAAGGCTTTCTTGGTGCTTTCGGTCCAGTCAAACAAACACTCAGCTGAATTTTTAGAAAGTGAAATATTCCGCTTTTTAGCGGGGTACAAGAAGCAAATAGTGCAGTTTACAAATGATGAGTATAAAGAGCAGGTAGCTTCACTAGTAGAAGCCCTAAAAATTCTCTCTCCGTCTATCGTGGACTATACTAGGAGTAAGGTTGATCAGCTTTTATACAAGTTACCATCTAAAAAGGAGCGAATTCAAAGGATAGAGGAGATTGATCAACATGAATTTATAGCGTGCTACGATGAGATGATTTCTACCCTTAACGAACACTCCTTCACAATTAGAATCAATTAG
- a CDS encoding zonular occludens toxin domain-containing protein, which yields MATSIFHGAPGSFKSASAVWFELLPALRAGRLVVTNIEGIKPIEDIEQELNETFPETAKLWRMSSQSDTGHKLWRNWYHWVPCGALIIMDEVQDIYLTETTQFKPESCDYQPVQNYQEVLPEDWYQYHLDTLETYKPADLTSGDVDDLGIEIFNEHGHIIYPKTLKEAYMRHRKYNWDIICCTPDITSVHKYIRNVSQYAYAHKYFDGLAKIPYFYRRPRIHEHNPKLDGKTPNKADPKNGAKSPSKCTTSTNPQRPNLLQVPQERISFSVLCLPFRWLWSLFVLVTSAYISVVLLMLRKTRKQRQFLWKVIKRIALLFLIMTLFRLLLLQLFI from the coding sequence ATGGCAACGTCAATATTTCATGGTGCGCCTGGTTCTTTCAAATCCGCCTCAGCGGTGTGGTTCGAATTACTGCCAGCGCTGAGAGCAGGGCGCTTAGTTGTCACCAATATTGAGGGCATTAAGCCAATCGAAGACATCGAGCAGGAACTCAATGAAACCTTTCCAGAAACCGCCAAACTATGGCGCATGTCGAGCCAAAGTGACACAGGGCATAAGCTTTGGCGAAATTGGTATCATTGGGTGCCATGTGGCGCTCTCATCATCATGGATGAAGTCCAAGACATTTACCTAACGGAAACCACGCAATTCAAACCTGAGTCGTGCGACTATCAGCCCGTTCAAAACTACCAAGAAGTGCTACCCGAAGACTGGTATCAATATCACTTAGACACCCTAGAGACCTATAAGCCCGCAGACCTAACCAGTGGTGATGTCGATGATTTAGGTATCGAGATATTTAACGAACACGGACATATTATCTACCCCAAAACGCTGAAAGAGGCGTACATGCGCCACCGAAAATACAACTGGGACATTATCTGCTGCACGCCTGATATTACGTCCGTGCATAAATACATTCGCAATGTGAGCCAATACGCCTACGCGCACAAATACTTTGACGGCCTAGCCAAAATTCCTTATTTCTATCGGAGACCACGAATCCATGAACATAATCCAAAATTGGATGGCAAAACGCCAAACAAAGCCGACCCAAAAAATGGCGCAAAATCCCCGTCCAAGTGCACGACCTCTACAAATCCACAGCGACCAAATCTATTACAAGTGCCACAGGAAAGAATTTCCTTCTCAGTCCTATGTTTGCCTTTCCGGTGGTTGTGGTCACTCTTTGTCTTGGTTACTTCGGCCTATATTTCGGTGGTGCTTTTGATGTTGAGGAAAACCCGCAAGCAGCGCCAGTTCCTTTGGAAAGTCATCAAGCGGATAGCGCTCCTGTTCCTGATAATGACGCTGTTCAGACTCCTGCTGCTCCAACTATTCATATAG
- a CDS encoding replication endonuclease, which yields MLVEHKLSVYEKTFPAQSAVNAVALITPDTSAKAIVARAKLPNKQRLLEDKLDSHQLRSEILHTHSNLAVMLANGYLVIEKFFGYAEARKRLLEADRVLTLGGINLSVSDDELCEIAEDKARLFELRLKCSEPTYKLYKKLCADFRVYCIEPPTFDDDYFTLSPAERSKFSPAYRQGVMNQLNGALNRMACPLWWRRRLRTKQALVIEQLARDMRTVHKKSSPYVSEFTIRSKRERNAKSDAIMNDLYVVPNDASPFDEFESLKDVAAKSSTSGKQLAAELMVRIRGFEECSKTLGHRGEFYTITAPSRFHSVHASGIPNRKYNGSTPNDAQDYFNDLWKRARALFAKADIRPYGFRVVEPHHDGCPHWHMLLFMEKGQAIKARKILKALALQDTPSEVRTSSTRFKAISIDPKKGSAAGYIAKYITKAVNGEHINQVTCSEAGKISIAPADAAERASTWASTFNIRRFQQIGGPSVTTWRELRRLGMGESGKCEVANSMNTNLDTVSRYALEKVRAAADASDWAAFCLAMGGVQVKRKDQAVRIHYQIPDIVDQITGEISRSESNSPYFTTKYGDMPAKRILGVAWDSVVVITRRGTNQVLTEKDIQSQRKIMLGVSESIQNWVDDGRFEQPSVEEMQFLESCAIEDYQNMCLFMDYEALSVVSSDEVALDLCH from the coding sequence GTGTTAGTAGAGCATAAACTTTCAGTGTACGAAAAAACATTCCCCGCACAATCAGCGGTAAATGCCGTTGCGCTAATCACACCCGATACTAGTGCCAAAGCTATTGTTGCTCGCGCTAAGCTGCCGAACAAACAGCGTTTATTAGAAGATAAACTCGATAGTCATCAATTGCGTTCTGAGATTTTGCACACCCATAGCAACTTGGCTGTCATGCTTGCCAATGGCTATTTGGTTATCGAAAAATTCTTTGGTTACGCTGAAGCGCGCAAACGCTTATTAGAGGCGGATAGGGTGCTTACTTTAGGGGGTATCAATCTCAGTGTTTCTGATGATGAGCTTTGCGAAATCGCAGAAGACAAAGCCCGCTTATTCGAATTGCGTTTGAAGTGCAGTGAACCCACTTACAAGCTCTATAAAAAGCTATGCGCCGACTTTCGTGTGTACTGCATTGAACCACCAACGTTTGATGATGATTACTTTACTTTATCACCTGCTGAGCGCTCAAAGTTTTCTCCTGCTTATCGCCAAGGTGTGATGAATCAATTGAACGGTGCGCTAAATCGCATGGCTTGCCCGCTTTGGTGGCGTCGTCGTTTACGTACCAAACAAGCGCTTGTCATCGAGCAATTAGCCCGTGATATGCGTACCGTACATAAAAAGTCTTCGCCTTATGTCAGTGAGTTTACTATTCGCAGCAAGCGCGAGCGCAACGCCAAATCAGACGCGATAATGAATGATTTGTATGTTGTGCCAAATGACGCGAGTCCCTTTGATGAATTCGAATCATTGAAAGACGTTGCAGCAAAAAGTTCTACCTCTGGTAAGCAGCTGGCCGCTGAACTCATGGTGCGCATTCGTGGCTTTGAAGAGTGTTCAAAAACACTCGGCCACCGTGGAGAGTTTTATACCATCACCGCACCTAGCCGTTTTCACTCAGTACACGCCAGCGGCATTCCTAACCGCAAATATAACGGCTCAACACCGAACGATGCGCAGGACTATTTCAATGACTTGTGGAAACGTGCAAGGGCATTGTTCGCCAAGGCTGATATTCGCCCTTACGGTTTCCGTGTGGTAGAGCCTCATCATGACGGCTGTCCACACTGGCACATGCTGCTATTTATGGAAAAAGGCCAAGCGATTAAAGCCCGTAAAATCCTAAAAGCTTTGGCGCTTCAAGACACCCCAAGTGAAGTCCGTACATCATCAACCCGTTTTAAGGCAATCAGCATCGACCCGAAAAAGGGCAGTGCTGCGGGGTATATCGCCAAATACATCACCAAAGCTGTTAACGGTGAACACATCAATCAAGTGACTTGCTCTGAAGCGGGAAAAATCTCAATCGCTCCCGCTGATGCAGCCGAACGCGCATCCACATGGGCGAGTACTTTTAATATCAGACGTTTTCAGCAAATTGGTGGCCCAAGTGTGACCACATGGCGCGAACTTAGACGCCTTGGCATGGGTGAAAGCGGCAAATGTGAGGTTGCAAACTCTATGAACACAAACTTAGACACGGTTTCCCGTTACGCCCTTGAGAAAGTGAGAGCTGCGGCCGACGCTTCCGATTGGGCGGCTTTTTGTCTTGCCATGGGTGGTGTGCAGGTTAAACGTAAAGACCAAGCCGTGCGCATTCACTATCAAATCCCTGACATCGTTGACCAAATCACAGGGGAAATCAGCCGCAGTGAATCTAATAGCCCGTACTTCACCACCAAATATGGCGATATGCCAGCCAAGCGTATTTTAGGCGTTGCGTGGGATTCGGTTGTGGTCATTACCCGTCGCGGTACGAATCAAGTACTAACCGAAAAAGACATTCAATCACAGCGCAAGATAATGCTCGGGGTGTCCGAATCTATCCAGAACTGGGTAGATGATGGCCGTTTTGAACAACCAAGCGTAGAAGAAATGCAGTTCCTAGAGTCCTGCGCAATCGAAGACTATCAGAACATGTGTTTGTTTATGGATTACGAGGCACTTTCTGTAGTCAGTAGCGACGAAGTCGCCTTGGACTTGTGTCATTAA